A single region of the Phycisphaerae bacterium RAS1 genome encodes:
- the yycJ gene encoding putative metallo-hydrolase YycJ: protein MLTCSLQSGSNGNCIYVEAGDVRLLFDAGISGRQVQQRLGVHQRSPRGCTALIISHDHGDHSACAGALHRRFGMPVYMAPRVWRAVRNNVGPIPDLHLYSPGNTLTFGDVSVHTIPTPHDGIDTACFVIEHEKRRLGIFTDLGHPFAELSQALGEIDAAYLESNFDVDMLWNGQYPEAIKRRIAGDGGHLSNADAAALMGKALSREVRWLALAHLSAENNTPELALETGRRGVGRLLELHIASRYEASDLRSV, encoded by the coding sequence ATGCTCACCTGCTCGCTTCAATCCGGCTCGAACGGCAACTGCATCTACGTCGAGGCGGGCGACGTGCGGCTGCTCTTCGACGCCGGCATCAGCGGGCGGCAGGTGCAGCAGCGCCTCGGCGTCCACCAGCGCAGCCCGCGCGGCTGCACGGCGCTGATCATCTCGCACGATCACGGCGACCACTCCGCCTGCGCCGGCGCGCTGCACCGCCGCTTCGGCATGCCCGTGTACATGGCGCCGCGTGTGTGGCGGGCCGTGCGAAACAACGTCGGACCCATTCCGGATCTACACCTGTATTCGCCCGGCAACACGCTCACCTTCGGCGACGTGTCCGTGCACACCATCCCGACGCCGCACGACGGCATCGACACGGCCTGTTTCGTCATCGAGCACGAGAAGCGCCGACTGGGGATCTTCACGGACCTGGGCCACCCGTTCGCGGAGCTGTCGCAGGCGCTGGGCGAGATTGACGCCGCCTATCTGGAGAGCAACTTTGACGTCGACATGCTCTGGAACGGCCAGTATCCCGAAGCGATCAAGCGCCGCATCGCCGGCGACGGCGGGCATTTGTCCAACGCTGACGCCGCGGCCCTGATGGGCAAAGCGCTCTCGCGGGAAGTCCGCTGGCTTGCCCTGGCGCACCTCAGCGCGGAGAACAACACGCCCGAGCTGGCGCTCGAAACCGGCCGCCGCGGCGTCGGCCGATTGCTGGAGCTGCACATCGCGTCGCGATACGAGGCCAGCGATTTGCGAAGCGTGTAG
- the patA_2 gene encoding Peptidoglycan O-acetyltransferase, giving the protein MIPPPGDLFSPFTDQRSVPPAQGVLEFLAGPAGLAAFVPLIPFLRLMGGRAPRTALIASSLVWLVATLAPLAAAMLLAWLALAVLWLLGLAAMRRRGRLGERGMIAATWIGLHALALPLWWSPGLLSYGWSAGPMAALHAMGFGYFLFRLIAWGVELAHTPHAPLRWADLAAWLLYPPCMRLGPVLLRAEFEKRLAAWRPAAPPPWRQIARRAALCLLGCVLLAVVWKQTPKPRPGGADFFASPELFPTGELLRALYLVPVMIYLLLWTYNELAMTASLCVGIPVDNNFKWLPAATSVRDFWQRWHVTVGAWLRNYIYFPLGGSRTHAAANYAAVFVYCGVWHGASWSFVAWGVSQAAALAVERGWDKLRRRGEDAERAGSRWLAPLAWLATMHYQAATIFLFADFRHAGTQFFPELLRRLF; this is encoded by the coding sequence GTGATTCCCCCGCCCGGCGACCTCTTCAGCCCTTTCACCGACCAGCGCAGCGTGCCGCCGGCCCAGGGTGTGCTCGAATTTCTGGCCGGACCGGCGGGCCTGGCCGCGTTCGTCCCGCTGATCCCGTTCCTGCGGCTGATGGGAGGCCGCGCGCCGCGCACGGCGCTGATCGCCTCCTCGCTCGTGTGGCTCGTCGCGACGCTCGCGCCGCTTGCCGCCGCCATGCTGCTCGCGTGGCTCGCGCTGGCCGTGCTCTGGCTTCTCGGGCTTGCGGCGATGCGCCGCCGCGGCCGGCTCGGCGAGCGCGGCATGATCGCAGCGACATGGATCGGGCTGCACGCGCTGGCGTTGCCGCTTTGGTGGTCGCCGGGGCTGCTCTCCTACGGCTGGTCGGCCGGACCAATGGCGGCCCTGCACGCCATGGGGTTCGGCTATTTCCTGTTTCGACTGATCGCGTGGGGCGTCGAGCTCGCGCACACGCCGCACGCGCCGCTGCGATGGGCAGACCTCGCGGCGTGGCTCCTCTATCCCCCCTGCATGCGGCTGGGTCCGGTGCTGCTGCGTGCGGAGTTTGAGAAGCGCCTGGCTGCCTGGCGGCCCGCGGCGCCGCCGCCCTGGCGGCAGATCGCGCGCCGCGCGGCGCTGTGCCTGCTCGGCTGCGTGCTGCTGGCGGTGGTGTGGAAACAGACGCCCAAGCCGCGGCCCGGCGGGGCCGATTTCTTCGCGTCGCCGGAACTTTTTCCGACGGGCGAGCTGCTGCGGGCGCTCTATCTTGTCCCCGTCATGATCTACTTGTTGTTATGGACGTACAACGAGCTGGCGATGACGGCGTCGCTCTGCGTTGGAATTCCGGTCGACAACAATTTCAAGTGGTTGCCGGCGGCGACCAGCGTTCGAGACTTCTGGCAGCGCTGGCACGTCACCGTCGGGGCGTGGCTTCGCAACTATATCTACTTCCCCCTGGGCGGCAGCCGTACGCATGCCGCCGCCAACTACGCCGCCGTCTTCGTGTACTGCGGCGTCTGGCACGGGGCGAGCTGGTCGTTTGTTGCGTGGGGTGTTTCACAGGCCGCGGCGCTGGCGGTGGAGCGAGGATGGGACAAATTGCGGCGGCGCGGAGAGGATGCCGAGCGGGCGGGGTCGCGCTGGCTCGCGCCGCTCGCCTGGCTGGCGACGATGCACTACCAGGCGGCGACAATCTTCCTGTTCGCTGATTTCCGCCATGCGGGAACGCAGTTTTTCCCCGAGCTGCTTCGGCGGCTCTTCTAG
- a CDS encoding Flagellin N-methylase, which yields MSAQPAPDSPAADSPWYRAGLKFSCTQCGNCCAGAPGYVWVSRDEIAALGALFNLSPDEFEARHTRKVGFRRSLLERRGGDCEFLRHDPDGKRRCGVYAARPVQCRTWPFWGSNLESADAWRYAGRGCPGIDKGEHHPLPVIQGVLELNAGRPL from the coding sequence ATGAGCGCCCAGCCCGCGCCCGATTCGCCCGCCGCCGATTCGCCCTGGTATCGGGCCGGCCTGAAATTCTCCTGCACCCAGTGCGGCAACTGCTGCGCCGGCGCGCCCGGCTATGTCTGGGTCAGTCGCGATGAGATCGCGGCCCTCGGCGCGCTGTTCAACCTCTCGCCCGACGAGTTCGAGGCCCGCCACACGCGCAAAGTCGGCTTCCGCCGCAGCCTGCTCGAACGCCGCGGCGGTGACTGCGAATTTCTGCGGCACGACCCGGACGGCAAGCGGCGCTGCGGCGTGTACGCCGCCCGGCCGGTGCAGTGCCGCACGTGGCCGTTCTGGGGGTCGAACCTGGAGTCGGCCGACGCGTGGCGCTATGCCGGGCGGGGATGCCCGGGGATTGACAAGGGGGAGCATCATCCGCTGCCGGTGATTCAGGGGGTGCTGGAATTGAACGCGGGGCGGCCGCTGTGA
- the pknB_3 gene encoding Serine/threonine-protein kinase PknB, with protein sequence MQVPHNAPQGSSQQAADALAGLARPAASPPETPPPQPATEPASGSRISTSDQPTRVTGSRSNVPAELIPAVGAHIEGYELQEEIHRGGQGVVYRAVQLGTKRQVALKVLLEGPFASETARRRFEREVELAASLRHANIVTILDSGISHGRYFFAMEYVDGVRMDRHLAQTRPDLRQTLTLLATVCEAVNFAHQRGVIHRDLKPSNILVDADGQPRVLDFGLAKPVHETSSNDETIQLLSITGQILGTVAYMSPEQAGGTTDVDVRSDVYALGVVFYESLLGQPPYAVSGPLAEVLSRIAHDDPTPPRSLRGRAPLAALVGDELETILLRALEKTPPRRYQTAGDLARDLRHLLAGEPIEAKRASGLYMLRKTLKRYKIQAFFAGTILVMLIVFLVVFAVQYNKASFEKKQAEKARNEAREQAVQAAAAAESERAARREADQSAGRAQAATEELRRAVVRQKIQRGDLARARGDLTLARDSFWEAVEDSGGGGPALWALRQYYVETGDSGARLAALQKHNLSVVSPDGRLLAIVEGDTSISVVDAVSGRLVQWFRSPGRPSAISVADDGGVTAGGAGWARAWRAGLLRPVAASALPGGVESAPLAVMAVGDTPWLAVVDAAACRLYRASGELADELTLRAPVGTPDFDPESGAIALPSGAGVELITVEPSGKLNSEPFGRFGNQRNEPPRQACFSDDELTVLADTIYAAKLSGPDKGEWNPLLYTAERWDWFDRRAGSSTIILGRRDGRVALYHGDTLQETWRVTTTVLERGWLPRDATDVRTLDERGAVTSWVGANRTAQSRTLYSRNPIALWETSADGSAALFADDRGRVLAYRPGASDRPAALLPPRVLSGLAGRATDGLILSLSGDGNVALVADGGTLRLIDTLRAGGSRPREFRLQNVGMSALSDDGSLAAVLVSPRSGERQVVQILSTSAGDKSPRPRLRRDELTPAGPGYAFLGSAVRQLAFVPGSQRLLVARSNGDLTELLPEPGSKPAAEAADGVSPPPPRATLDSPPSQVRIDRQGRRAAFMCDDRVLRWISLETWAIEGMLELDVPATSLAFDSTGDVLLIRTADGAAGLLDLATREMAARWTLPAGAEPPVAGWIGGDNALLMTDGDKLVEIRYDKADELIARNRAYARQRAVMRWLSAGDYPQAWLAAFGVLQCDAVLGRDVKEAVLETVLRRRSASVPDSWAPPILDGQPAASYARLGHAAYEGERFADALGLFRTAAELSDQALDAATLLRLAQCEYLAGNYATAAAGLAGVAESADFDRYELPTIQLQRAAALLLARDAAEARRVVNRFGAADESGPRLNIAGAASARVIGRYIVGLESESVLAEGLVRLVSLADESLLYRDDIHFFLGEMARSRGQWKEAQGQYQRCIDLARDAWPSNWARYRIAQGAAAMSAGREKP encoded by the coding sequence ATGCAGGTACCGCACAACGCACCGCAGGGGTCGAGCCAGCAGGCGGCGGATGCGCTGGCCGGCCTGGCGCGCCCGGCCGCATCGCCCCCTGAGACGCCGCCGCCGCAACCAGCCACTGAGCCGGCGAGCGGCTCGCGCATCAGCACGTCTGACCAGCCGACGCGCGTGACGGGATCGCGCAGCAACGTCCCCGCCGAGCTGATCCCCGCGGTTGGGGCGCACATCGAAGGCTACGAGCTCCAGGAGGAGATTCACCGGGGCGGCCAGGGGGTCGTCTATCGCGCCGTTCAGTTGGGCACGAAACGTCAGGTCGCGCTCAAGGTTCTGCTCGAGGGCCCGTTCGCGAGCGAGACCGCGCGGCGCCGCTTCGAGCGCGAAGTCGAGCTGGCGGCGTCGCTGCGGCATGCGAACATCGTCACGATTCTCGATTCAGGCATCAGCCACGGGCGCTATTTCTTCGCGATGGAGTACGTGGATGGCGTGCGGATGGATCGCCACCTGGCGCAGACCCGCCCGGACCTGCGCCAGACGCTGACGCTGCTGGCGACCGTGTGCGAGGCGGTGAACTTCGCTCACCAGCGCGGCGTGATTCACCGCGACCTCAAGCCGTCGAACATCCTGGTCGACGCCGATGGCCAGCCGCGCGTGCTGGACTTCGGCCTGGCCAAGCCGGTTCATGAGACCAGCAGCAACGACGAGACGATTCAACTTCTCTCGATCACCGGCCAGATTCTCGGCACGGTGGCGTACATGTCGCCCGAACAGGCCGGCGGAACAACCGACGTGGACGTCCGCAGCGACGTGTACGCGCTGGGCGTGGTCTTCTATGAGTCGCTTCTGGGACAACCACCCTATGCCGTGAGCGGGCCGCTGGCCGAGGTGCTGAGCCGCATCGCGCATGATGACCCGACGCCGCCGCGTTCGCTCCGCGGCCGGGCGCCGCTGGCGGCGCTGGTCGGCGACGAGCTTGAGACCATTCTGCTCCGGGCGCTCGAAAAAACCCCGCCGCGGCGCTACCAGACGGCGGGCGACCTGGCCCGCGATCTGCGGCACCTGCTGGCGGGCGAGCCGATCGAAGCCAAGCGCGCCAGCGGCCTGTACATGCTGCGCAAGACGCTGAAGCGCTACAAGATCCAGGCGTTTTTCGCCGGAACGATCCTGGTGATGCTGATCGTGTTCCTGGTTGTCTTTGCCGTGCAGTACAACAAGGCCAGCTTCGAGAAGAAGCAGGCTGAAAAAGCCCGCAATGAGGCCCGCGAACAGGCCGTGCAGGCCGCGGCCGCGGCCGAGAGCGAACGGGCCGCGCGGCGCGAGGCGGACCAGAGCGCCGGCCGTGCGCAAGCCGCCACCGAAGAGCTGCGCCGCGCGGTCGTCCGGCAGAAAATTCAGCGCGGCGACCTGGCCCGCGCCCGCGGCGACCTCACCCTGGCGCGCGACAGCTTCTGGGAAGCGGTCGAAGACAGCGGCGGCGGCGGCCCGGCCCTGTGGGCGCTGCGTCAGTACTACGTCGAGACGGGTGACAGCGGCGCGCGGCTGGCCGCCCTTCAGAAACACAACCTCTCGGTCGTCTCTCCCGACGGACGGCTGCTCGCCATCGTCGAGGGTGATACCTCGATTTCAGTGGTCGACGCCGTCTCGGGCCGGCTGGTGCAGTGGTTCCGGTCGCCCGGGCGCCCCAGCGCCATCAGCGTGGCTGATGATGGCGGCGTGACGGCCGGCGGCGCCGGATGGGCGCGGGCCTGGCGGGCCGGCCTGCTTCGACCGGTCGCGGCCTCGGCCCTGCCGGGCGGCGTGGAATCAGCGCCGCTCGCGGTCATGGCCGTGGGCGACACCCCCTGGCTGGCCGTCGTCGATGCGGCGGCCTGCCGCCTGTATCGCGCAAGCGGGGAGCTGGCCGATGAGCTCACGCTTCGCGCTCCGGTCGGAACGCCGGATTTCGATCCGGAAAGCGGCGCCATCGCGCTACCGAGCGGCGCCGGCGTAGAGCTGATCACCGTCGAGCCGAGCGGAAAGCTCAACTCGGAGCCGTTCGGCCGCTTCGGCAATCAGCGCAACGAGCCGCCGCGGCAGGCCTGCTTCAGCGACGACGAACTGACCGTGCTGGCCGACACGATCTACGCCGCCAAGCTCAGCGGCCCGGACAAGGGTGAATGGAATCCGCTGCTGTACACCGCCGAGCGGTGGGACTGGTTCGACCGCCGCGCGGGCAGCTCGACCATCATTCTGGGGCGGCGCGACGGACGCGTGGCGCTCTATCACGGCGACACACTGCAGGAAACCTGGCGCGTGACGACCACGGTCCTGGAGCGCGGATGGTTGCCGCGCGACGCCACGGACGTGCGCACGCTCGATGAACGCGGCGCCGTGACCAGTTGGGTCGGCGCGAACCGCACCGCGCAGTCGCGCACGCTGTACAGCCGCAACCCGATCGCACTGTGGGAGACCTCGGCCGACGGCTCGGCCGCGCTCTTCGCCGATGATCGTGGCCGCGTGCTGGCCTACCGCCCCGGCGCGTCGGACCGGCCCGCGGCGCTTCTACCGCCGCGCGTCCTCAGCGGGCTTGCCGGCCGCGCCACGGACGGGCTCATTCTCTCGCTCTCGGGCGATGGCAACGTGGCGCTGGTCGCCGACGGCGGGACGCTACGGCTGATCGACACGCTGCGCGCCGGCGGGTCGCGCCCGCGCGAGTTCCGGCTGCAAAACGTCGGGATGTCGGCGCTGTCCGACGACGGCTCGCTGGCGGCCGTGCTGGTCTCGCCGCGATCGGGCGAGCGGCAGGTCGTGCAAATCCTCTCCACGTCGGCCGGCGACAAATCCCCGCGCCCGCGGCTGCGGCGCGATGAGCTCACGCCGGCCGGCCCGGGCTACGCCTTCCTCGGCTCGGCGGTGAGGCAACTGGCCTTTGTGCCCGGCTCGCAGAGATTGCTGGTGGCGCGTTCCAACGGCGATCTGACCGAGTTGCTTCCCGAACCCGGCTCGAAACCAGCGGCTGAAGCGGCCGATGGGGTCTCGCCGCCGCCGCCGCGAGCGACGCTCGACTCGCCGCCGTCGCAGGTTCGCATCGATCGACAGGGCCGGCGGGCGGCGTTCATGTGCGACGACCGGGTGCTGCGCTGGATCTCCCTGGAGACGTGGGCGATCGAGGGAATGCTGGAGTTGGACGTGCCAGCCACGTCCCTGGCCTTCGACAGCACCGGCGATGTGCTGCTGATCCGCACCGCGGACGGGGCGGCCGGGCTGCTGGATCTGGCCACGCGCGAGATGGCGGCACGCTGGACCCTGCCGGCCGGGGCTGAGCCGCCCGTGGCGGGCTGGATCGGCGGCGACAACGCGCTGCTGATGACGGACGGCGACAAGCTCGTCGAAATCCGCTACGACAAGGCGGACGAGCTGATCGCCAGGAACCGCGCGTACGCGCGGCAGCGCGCCGTGATGCGCTGGCTCTCGGCCGGCGACTATCCGCAGGCCTGGCTGGCGGCCTTCGGCGTGCTCCAGTGCGACGCCGTGCTCGGGCGAGATGTCAAAGAAGCCGTGCTGGAGACGGTTCTACGGCGGCGCAGCGCGTCGGTGCCGGACAGTTGGGCGCCGCCGATCCTGGACGGCCAGCCGGCCGCCAGCTACGCGCGGCTGGGCCATGCCGCGTATGAAGGGGAACGCTTCGCCGATGCGCTGGGTCTCTTCCGCACCGCCGCCGAACTGTCGGACCAGGCGCTGGACGCGGCGACGCTGCTGCGGCTGGCGCAGTGCGAGTACCTGGCGGGGAATTACGCGACCGCGGCGGCGGGGCTGGCGGGCGTGGCCGAAAGCGCGGACTTCGATCGCTACGAGCTGCCGACGATTCAGCTTCAGCGCGCCGCGGCGCTGCTGCTCGCGCGGGATGCGGCCGAGGCGCGTCGCGTGGTCAACCGATTTGGAGCGGCGGACGAGAGCGGTCCGCGCCTGAACATCGCCGGCGCCGCTTCGGCGCGTGTGATCGGGCGCTACATCGTCGGGCTCGAAAGTGAGAGCGTGCTGGCGGAAGGCCTGGTGCGTCTGGTGTCGCTGGCGGATGAATCGCTGCTGTATCGCGACGATATTCACTTTTTTCTGGGCGAGATGGCCCGTTCGCGCGGTCAATGGAAAGAGGCGCAGGGACAATACCAGCGCTGCATTGACCTGGCCCGCGACGCGTGGCCGTCCAACTGGGCCCGCTACCGCATCGCGCAGGGAGCCGCGGCAATGTCAGCGGGCCGCGAGAAGCCCTGA
- the hcf136_1 gene encoding Ycf48-like protein has product MSRLSVARVSARLLLLVALAVPALAPADFWLPIGNPPGGVLPALAYRPASDAVFVGAFWNLSYNSIYTGGAVYRSLDHGATWTDVGADIRAVAPTRGRIRALGVSPAGDIFAGTDSGVFRSLDGGDHWVQSTTGLGLLAVRAFGFDSGGAVYAATDQNGVFVSFNGGANWTANSSGLTSLRMTTLAAGPGYMLAGTQDAGVFKRVGGAAWSAANSGIAALRIHKLLRASSGTLYAASDAGLYSSTTDAATWLPVAGPFGPTVGTIVEAGGALIATSNGAIFRSTDGGQTWPASGSGFDSTRPATFVGDAGGGVYGTSSDRGLFRSLDGGQTWAEASSGIHAHAIHRLLVTSSGTILAGTFTSGLFRSTDGGATWQLSPANLAGRFIFALAESPWGDLYAGNYTIAEGQSDGHAWRSQDDGQSWQALDSGIPGAAMVSGFAFATPQQVWCSAAWNPGGVFSSAAGGALWSRIGPPENIPAYCLLRRQNGDLYFGTEGRGVRRFEAATGSWQDLGLSASQQFALAANSQAHVFVGNDRHLAGVYRALDGVAFSALAGFPGNEGYALLVLPNDDIYAGTATNGIQLSQDNGDTWAPMNSGIPSQSCFSLVLGPDGHLYGSGSGAGVFRSRRKMICGSGVCVIADMNCDGAVDILDINPFVLALSDAAAYAAAFPDCSLANADVNDDGSVDVLDINPFVALLVER; this is encoded by the coding sequence GTGTCCCGTCTATCCGTCGCGCGAGTCTCGGCAAGGCTGTTGCTGCTGGTCGCGCTCGCCGTGCCGGCGCTGGCGCCGGCTGATTTCTGGCTTCCGATCGGCAATCCGCCGGGCGGTGTGCTGCCGGCGCTGGCTTATCGGCCCGCGTCCGACGCCGTGTTTGTCGGGGCGTTCTGGAACCTGTCGTACAACTCAATCTACACGGGTGGGGCGGTTTATCGCTCGCTCGATCACGGCGCCACATGGACCGATGTCGGCGCAGACATTCGCGCCGTCGCCCCCACGCGCGGCCGCATCCGCGCGCTGGGTGTCAGCCCGGCCGGCGACATCTTCGCCGGCACCGACAGCGGCGTTTTTCGGTCACTTGACGGCGGCGACCACTGGGTGCAATCGACCACCGGCCTGGGGTTGCTCGCCGTTCGCGCCTTCGGCTTTGACTCGGGCGGCGCCGTCTACGCCGCCACGGATCAGAACGGCGTCTTCGTTTCCTTCAACGGCGGGGCGAATTGGACGGCAAATAGCAGCGGTCTCACGTCACTGCGGATGACGACACTCGCCGCCGGCCCGGGATACATGCTGGCCGGCACGCAGGACGCCGGCGTATTCAAGCGCGTCGGCGGAGCCGCGTGGAGCGCGGCGAACTCGGGCATCGCTGCGCTGCGCATCCACAAGCTGCTTCGCGCCTCGAGCGGCACGCTCTATGCGGCCAGCGACGCCGGCTTGTACAGTTCCACCACCGACGCCGCGACGTGGCTGCCCGTCGCCGGGCCGTTCGGCCCCACCGTCGGCACAATCGTCGAGGCCGGCGGAGCGCTCATCGCGACCTCGAACGGCGCCATCTTCCGCTCGACCGACGGCGGACAAACCTGGCCGGCGTCCGGCAGCGGCTTTGACAGCACGCGGCCCGCGACGTTCGTCGGTGACGCCGGCGGCGGCGTGTACGGCACGTCGTCGGACCGCGGACTTTTCCGTTCGCTCGACGGCGGCCAGACCTGGGCGGAAGCCAGCAGCGGCATTCACGCCCACGCGATTCACCGCCTGCTGGTCACCTCCAGCGGCACGATTCTCGCCGGCACGTTCACCTCCGGGCTTTTCCGCTCGACCGACGGCGGCGCCACATGGCAGCTCTCGCCCGCGAATCTCGCCGGCCGCTTCATTTTCGCCCTGGCAGAGAGCCCGTGGGGCGACCTTTACGCCGGCAACTACACGATCGCCGAGGGGCAGTCCGACGGTCACGCCTGGCGCTCGCAGGATGACGGCCAGAGCTGGCAAGCGCTCGACAGCGGCATCCCCGGGGCGGCCATGGTCAGCGGTTTCGCCTTCGCGACGCCGCAGCAGGTCTGGTGCAGCGCCGCGTGGAATCCCGGCGGCGTGTTTTCGTCGGCGGCCGGCGGCGCGCTGTGGTCGCGAATCGGTCCGCCGGAAAACATCCCCGCCTACTGCCTGCTTCGCCGGCAAAACGGCGACTTGTATTTCGGGACGGAGGGCCGCGGGGTGCGGCGCTTCGAGGCGGCCACCGGATCCTGGCAGGACCTCGGGCTGTCCGCGTCGCAGCAGTTCGCGCTGGCGGCGAATTCGCAGGCGCACGTGTTCGTCGGCAACGACCGGCATCTCGCCGGCGTCTACCGCGCGCTCGACGGCGTCGCGTTCTCGGCGCTCGCCGGCTTTCCGGGAAACGAAGGATACGCACTGCTCGTGCTGCCCAACGACGATATCTACGCCGGTACGGCGACGAACGGGATTCAGCTCTCGCAGGACAACGGGGACACGTGGGCGCCGATGAACAGCGGCATTCCAAGCCAGTCGTGCTTTTCGCTTGTGCTCGGGCCCGACGGCCACCTGTACGGGAGCGGATCGGGCGCGGGTGTATTTCGCTCGCGGCGGAAGATGATCTGCGGGTCGGGCGTGTGCGTCATCGCCGACATGAACTGCGACGGGGCGGTGGACATTCTCGACATCAACCCGTTTGTGCTGGCCCTGAGCGACGCAGCCGCCTACGCCGCGGCATTTCCCGATTGCAGCCTGGCGAATGCGGATGTGAATGATGACGGCAGCGTCGACGTGCTCGACATCAACCCGTTCGTCGCGCTTCTCGTGGAGCGGTGA
- the purD gene encoding Phosphoribosylamine--glycine ligase — MRVLLIGSGGREHAIAHALARSPRLAALFTLPGNAGTAALGVNVPGDPCDIGLALDVARREGIDLTVVGPEDPLAAGVVDAFQAAGRRIFGPTRHAAQLESDKAFAKQMMKMLAVPTAESRVFDTYYLAKKYIATRDEGVVVKAAGLAKGKGVIVCPDPADGILAAENILEKKMFGEAGRQIVVEELLLGREASLMVVTDGKTIVELDAAQDYKRLRDGDEGPNTGGMGAYCPSGAIDAATMRGIESEVLVPILAAIGREAAPYCGVLYVGLMLTAGGPKVLEFNCRLGDPETQAILPRLRTDFLDLAEAAVEGRLEQVDVQWDDRAAVCVVLASGGYPEKSTAGLPISGLRDAATGAEDVFVFHAGTRHEADRVVTAGGRVLGVTALGSSVAAARDRAYERASQIHFEGVHYRRDIAADVAAASDSAAPDISRSGG, encoded by the coding sequence ATGCGTGTGCTATTGATCGGGTCTGGCGGCCGGGAACATGCCATCGCACACGCGCTGGCGCGATCGCCGCGACTGGCGGCGCTGTTCACGCTTCCAGGCAACGCCGGCACCGCGGCGCTGGGCGTCAACGTGCCCGGCGACCCGTGCGATATCGGATTGGCGCTCGACGTGGCGCGGCGCGAGGGGATCGATCTGACCGTCGTCGGCCCGGAGGACCCGCTGGCGGCGGGCGTCGTCGACGCGTTCCAGGCCGCCGGCCGTCGGATCTTCGGCCCGACCCGGCACGCGGCGCAGCTCGAATCCGACAAGGCCTTCGCCAAGCAGATGATGAAGATGCTGGCGGTGCCAACGGCCGAGTCGCGCGTGTTCGACACGTACTACCTCGCGAAGAAATACATCGCCACGCGCGACGAAGGGGTCGTCGTCAAAGCCGCGGGCCTGGCGAAAGGCAAAGGCGTGATCGTCTGTCCGGACCCGGCCGACGGCATCCTCGCCGCTGAGAACATCCTTGAAAAAAAGATGTTCGGCGAGGCCGGGCGGCAGATCGTGGTCGAGGAGCTGCTGCTCGGGCGCGAGGCGTCACTGATGGTCGTCACCGACGGAAAGACCATTGTCGAGCTCGACGCGGCGCAGGACTACAAGCGGCTGCGCGACGGCGACGAAGGGCCGAATACGGGCGGCATGGGCGCCTATTGCCCGTCGGGCGCCATCGACGCCGCCACCATGCGCGGCATCGAGTCCGAGGTGCTCGTGCCGATTCTGGCGGCGATCGGGCGCGAGGCAGCTCCCTACTGCGGCGTGCTCTACGTCGGCCTGATGCTGACGGCCGGAGGGCCGAAGGTGCTGGAATTCAACTGTCGGCTGGGCGATCCGGAGACGCAGGCCATCCTGCCGCGGCTCCGGACAGATTTCCTCGATCTGGCTGAGGCGGCAGTTGAGGGACGGCTGGAACAGGTCGACGTGCAGTGGGACGATCGCGCGGCGGTTTGCGTCGTTCTGGCTTCAGGGGGATATCCCGAGAAGTCGACGGCCGGTCTGCCGATCAGCGGTCTGCGAGATGCTGCGACGGGCGCGGAGGACGTGTTCGTCTTTCACGCCGGGACCAGGCACGAGGCCGATCGCGTTGTGACGGCCGGCGGGCGCGTGCTGGGCGTGACGGCGCTGGGGTCGAGCGTGGCCGCCGCGCGCGATCGCGCTTACGAGCGCGCATCACAGATTCACTTCGAAGGCGTGCACTATCGCCGCGACATCGCCGCGGACGTCGCCGCCGCCAGCGACAGCGCGGCGCCCGACATTTCGCGGAGCGGCGGATGA